A stretch of DNA from Salvelinus sp. IW2-2015 linkage group LG20, ASM291031v2, whole genome shotgun sequence:
atctggccgtgattgggagtcccatagggcggtgcacaattggcccagcgtcgtccgggtttggccggagtaggccgtcattgtaaataaaaatgtattcttaactgacttgactagttaaaggtgaaataaatataaaaaattaccCTGATACTGAATTGAATTAAACAGGATGTTGAACaatcaaaatcattgtcattCCACCTGTTTGATTAAGTAACAAAAAAGAGGTGCATTCTGCATTCGCACATACTTTACTAAAGAGCACACTACATTCGCACATACTTTACTAAAGAGCACACTGCATTCGCACATACTTTACTAAAGAGCACACTGCATTTGCACATACTTTACTAAAGAGCACCTGCATTGCACATACTTTACTAAAGAGCACACTGCATTGCACATACTTTACTAAAGAGCACACTGCATTCGCACATACTTTACTAAAGAGCACACTGCATTCGCACATACTTTACTAAAGAGCACACTGCATTTGCACATACTTTACTAAAGAGCACACTGCATTTTGCACATACTTTACTAAAGAGCAGCACTGCATTCGCACATACTTTACTAAAGAGCACACTGCATTCGCACATACTTTACTAAAGAGCACACTGCATTCGCACATACTTTACTAAAGAGCACATACTTTACTAAAGAGCACACTGCATTCGCACATACTTTAAAAATGTCATATCAACACAATAGTGGAATAGGATACATATGTCAGCAACATTTACACATCCAGTATTTAGTTTTGGCTCAGTGGGAATTATTACTGATTCACAGGCATATGGTCACTGGTAACAAAGTGTTTGTAAATTTATAAAGACCTGGGGATATCTTGGCACTGAATATGAACAAGGGTAGCTGGAATCAGTAAGAATTCTGCAGTATTTCTCCAGGGATGTTTGAGGTAGACAACAATGTGGGAATGCTCTTTGATACAGTATGAATGAGTCAGAGGCCAGTAGTTTGTCTTAAAGATTTTCTACCTCCTCTAACTTGTGATCGATTATCAAGTCATGACCCTGAAATTTGAAGTAGCCCAAGAACTTCTTCTTTTGAAGCATCAGTGGAAACCACAGAATATCGTCAACCCACATTTGACCGAAGGGTATCTTATCCGAGTCGAACCACTGCGGCCTCATCTCTAGAAGAGAAAAGGTATAAGTTAGTGAACTGCGTCAGACAGTCTAAAATCTCCATAAAAACGCATGTAGTATAGGACCGCAGTTTTTTCCAGGAAAACTATGGGGTCTATGATTATAGCCTATTGGGCTATGAGTTCATCCTGGTCACCAACCTGGCCCTAAATAGAATGCATGAGATTGAGAATGAATATCATCTGACTCTGTTGGCTCCCCGTTGTAGTTGTCAGCTCGGAAAACATGGGCATCAAGCAGCTCTGTTTCTCTGATGAATTCAAATTTGATATTTCCAATCTTATCAAGTGCATCCACTGTGAGGCCACTTTCCTCCTGCAGTTCTCTGGAAGAAACAAACCGTTTGTAAGTAGAGAGAAAGCAGCAGGAAAGTGTGTCGCTTTCAGACCAGAGTAGGAAAAAGTAGATAGTAGGCCTCAGACAACAGGCAACAATCAGACCATGCCTACTGTAACATCACAATATGACATTTATGGGGGTATGTAGTATCAGATGCTGCCCAGTGCTGAAATCTGTTAACATGATTTTACATGCAAATTGTTAAACCAAACTGTAGGGAAACCTTTCAAAACATCTATGTTCTATGTAACatctaatgtaaatgtaaaaacatctACCGAGGACTGCAACCAATCTCACCGCCTGGTAGCCTCTTCAATAGTCTCCCCGGGTTGGACTTTGCCACCAAACCCATTCCACTTCCCTGCTCCGAACCCTCTCTTCTTCATGCCCAGCAGCACCCGTCCAGGCTGCACCaccagcaccagggtcagcagcTTGTTGGTAAACATTGTACCTGTAATATACATAATCAGTGTGTAATAATCGGTCGACCACAATCCATGGATGACCTCACTCTCTTGGTTGCATCGAAGCTACAGTATCTCTAGAGATGACACATTGCAGATTATTGAGAAGCATTCTGTCATGTTATTTTCTGCCAAAACACTATTGTAAGAGTTCTGGTATGCAAGACATCACAGCAGTGCACAGCAGCAAACTTAAACTAGTAGCCTTTTATTGCATTCTTCAAGTAGACGAGAAGTAAAACTCCATGCAAGTATCTTGCCTTTATAGCAACTTTTAGGTTGTCAATCTAGTCCTTAAATGGTTTTCCTAGATTCGAGTTATCCAGAATGAATAACGAATTTCTCCAGTCCCGCGTTGACAATGGCAAGGCCTGCCATGTGATCATATTCAATGAGTCGGGCACTGATCTGTAACATTCGACATTGATAAAAACAGGGATAAAATTGGTCGTTTTAGTTAAAGATCTGTGAAAATGTGTTACCCTCAAATATTGTCGACTGGAAACAGAAGTATAATgcaacaccatttttttttttttttatccatagcTGGTGATAGCAGTTGCTGTAGTATTACGGTAACCTATTTAATTACACATCCTCATATAATTTAACacgtttgaaaacaaaataattgcCACGCGTTATAACCTCTCCACAACAAGTAGATCTGCGCAGATTATGTGCATCATTGACGTTCTCGGACAGATTAATTAGCTGCGCTCAATTTAGCTCGCGCGGCGCGCCGGGTTGGCGGATCACGTATGATTCTAATGTCGCCCTGCAGGACTACCGGGAGACCTAATTCGCGGAGTCGGCTGTCTTTGACTAAATCGAGTGTGTCCAACAAACTCACGTGATCAGGAAGTGCAACTACAAATTCGAACGAAATGCTGTCTGCCAGCAGCATTAGCACAGATTAGGACATCTTTGCCATTACATTTAGCTACATAATGTGGTACTCAGTGTTACAAAAATCATATCTACATACCTCTGTACATCTCCTAAAAAAGGCTGCGCATAATCTGAAAGGAAAGAGTACTGCCGATCAGCGTTGGATAGTTCGGCAGCTTAATGACCCCTTTGTGAAGGCTGCCCCTTTGCACATCTACCGATGTAGAAGCGCCTTCAAACTGCTGGAGATTGATGACAAATACAAACTTTTAAAACCTGGATTCAACGTACTAGATTGTGGTGCTGCACCGGGTGCTTGGAGCCAGATAGCTGTTCACAGGGTCAACTCAACTGGGGCTAGTGAGTACATCTTGTATTTACCCAACTGGCAGATTAACACATGACATGTTATAATTAACCTACCagccaggccaaatatatacactgctcaaaagaataaagggaacacttaaacaacacaatgtaactccaagtcaatcacacttatatgaaatcaaactgtccacttaggaagcaacactgattgacaataaatttcacatgctgttgtgcaYatggaatagacaaaaggtggaaattataggcatttagcaagacacccccaaaaaaggagtgattctgcaggtggtgaccacagacaacttctcagttcctatNNNNNNNNNNNNNNNNNNNNNNNNNNNNNNNNNNNNNNNNNNNNNNNNNNNNNNNNNNNNNNNNNNNNNNNNNNNNNNNNNNNNNNNNNNNNNNNNNNNNNNNNNNNNNNNNNNNNNNNNNNNNNNNNNNNNNNNNNNNNNNNNNNNNNNNNNNNNNNNNNNNNNNNNNNNNNNNNNNNNNNNNNNNNNNNNNNNNNNNNNNNNNNNNNNNNNNNNNNNNNNNNNNNNNNNNNNNNNNNNNNNNNNNNNNNNNNNNNNNNNNNNNNNNNNNNNNNNNNNNNNNNNNNNNNNNNNNNNNNNNNNNNNNNNNNNNNNNNNNNNNNNNNNNNNNNNNNNNNNNNNNNNNNNNNNNNNNNNNNNNNNNNNNNNNNNNNNNNNNNNNNNNNNNNNNNNNNNNNNNNNNNNNNNNNNNNNNNNNNNNNNNNNNNNNNNNNNNNNNNNNNNNNNNNNNNNNNNNNNNNNNNNNNNNNNNNNNNNNNNNNNNNNNNNNNNNNNNNNNNNNNNNNNNNNNNNNNNNNNNNNNNNNNNNNNNNNNNNNNNNNNNNNNNNNNNNNNNNNNNNNNNNNNNNNNNNNNNNNNNNNNNNNNNNNNNNNNNNNNNNNNNNNNNNNNNNNNNNNNNNNNNNNNNNNNNNNNNNNNNNNNNNNNNNNNNNNNNNNNNNNNNNNNNNNNNNNNNNNNNNNNNNNNNNNNNNNNNNNNNNNNNNNNNNNNNNNNNNNNNNNNNNNNNNNNNNNNNNNNNNNNNNNNNNNNNNNNNNNNNNNNNNNNNNNNNNNNNNNNNNNNNNNNNNNNNNNNNNNNNNNNNNNNNNNNNNNNNNNNNNNNNNNNNNNNNNNNNNNNNNNNNNNNNNNNNNNNNNNNNNNNNNNNNNNNNNNNNNNNNNNNNNNNNNNNNNNNNNNNNNNNNNNNNNNNNNNNNNNNNNNNNNNNNNNNNNNNNNNNNNNNNNNNNNNNNNNNNNNNNNNNNNNNNNNNNNNNNNNNNNNNNNNNNNNNNNNNNNNNNNNNNNNNNNNNNNNNNNNNNNNNNNNNNNNNNNNNNNNNNNNNNNNNNNNNNNNNNNNNNNNNNNNNNNNNNNNNNNNNNNNNNNNNNNNNNNNNNNNNNNNNNNNNNNNNNNNNNNNNNNNNNNNNNNNNNNNNNNNNNNNNNNNNNNNNNNNNNNNNNNNNNNNNNNNNNNNNNNNNNNNNNNNNNNNNNNNNNNNNNNNNNNNNNNNNNNNNNNNNNNNNNNNNNNNNNNNNNNNNNNNNNNNNNNNNNNNNNNNNNNNNNNNNNNNNNNNNNNNNNNNNNNNNNNNNNNNNNNNNNNNNNNNNNNNNNNNNNNNNNNNNNNNNNNNNNNNNNNNNNNNNNNNNNNNNNNNNNNNNNNNNNNNNNNNNNNNNNNNNNNNNNNNNNNNNNNNNNNNNNNNNNNNNNNNNNNNNNNNNNNNNNNNNNNNNNNNNNNNNNNNNNNNNNNNNNNNNNNNNNNNNNNNNNNNNNNNNNNNNNNNNNNNNNNNNNNNNNNNNNNNNNNNNNNNNNNNNNNNNNNNNNNNNNNNNNNNNNNNNNNNNNNNNNNNNNNNNNNNNNNNNNNNNNNNNNNNNNNNNNNNNNNNNNNNNNNNNNNNNNNNNNNNNNNNNNNNNNNNNNNNNNNNNNNNNNNNNNNNNNNNNNNNNNNNNNNNNNNNNNNNNNNNNNNNNNNNNNNNNNNNNNNNNNNNNNNNNNNNNNNNNNNNNNNNNNNNNNNNNNNNNNNNNNNNNNNNNNNNNNNNNNNNNNNNNNNNNNNNNNNNNNNNNNNNNNNNNNNNNNNNNNNNNNNNNNNNNNNNNNNNNNNNNNNNNNNNNNNNNNNNNNNNNNNNNNNNNNNNNNNNNNNNNNNNNNNNNNNNNNNNNNNNNNNNNNNNNNNNNNNNNNNNNNNNNNNNNNNNNNNNNNNNNNNNNNNNNNNNNNNNNNNNNNNNNNNNNNNNNNNNNNNNNNNNNNNNNNNNNNNNNNNNNNNNNNNNNNNNNNNNNNNNNNNNNNNNNNNNNNNNNNNNNgcttcctggctgatgtttttggtcacttttgaatgctggcggtgctctcactctagtggtagcatgagacggagtctacaacccacacaagtggctcaggtagtgcagttcatccaggatggcacatcaatgcgagctgtggcaaaaaggtttgctgtgtctgtcagcgtagtgtccagagcttggaggcgctaccaggagacaggccagtacatcaggagacgtggaggaggccgtaggaggcaacaacacccagcagcaggaccgctacctccgcctttgtgcaaggaggtgcactgccagagccctgcaaaatgacctccagcaggccacaaatgtgcatgtgtcagcatatggtctcacaaggggtctgaggatctcatctcagtacctaatggcagtcaggctacctctggcgagcacatggaggctgtgcgcccCACAAACAAATGCcatcccacaccatgactgaccaccgccaaaccggtcatgctggaggatgttgcaggcagcagaacgttctccacggcgtctccagactctgtcacgtctgtcacatgtgctcatgtgctcagtgtgaacctgctttcatctgtgaagagcacagggcgccagtggcgaatttgccaatcttggtgttctctggcaaatgccaaacgtcctgcacggtgctgggctgtaagcacaacccccacctgtggacgtcgggccctcataccaccctcgtggagtctgtttctgacagtttgagcagacacatgcacatttgtggcctgctggaggtcattttgcagggctctggcagtgcacctccttgcacaaaggcggaggtagcggtcctgctgctggttgttgccctcctacggtctcctccacgtctcctgatgtactggcctgtctcctggtagcgcctccatgctctggacactacgctgacagacacagcaaacctttttgccacagctcgcattgatgtgccatcctggatgaactgcactacctgagccacttgtgtggggttgtagactccgtctcatgctaccactagagtgagagcaccgccagcattcaaaagtgaccaaaacatcagccaggaagcataggactgagaagttgtctgtggtcaccacctgcagaatcactccctttttgggggtgtcttgctaaatgcctataatttccaccttttgtctattccatttgcacaacagcatgtgaaatttattgtcaatcagtgttgcttcctaagtggacagtttgatttcacagaagtgtgattgacttggagttacattgtgttgtttaagtgttccctttattttttgagcagtgtattttcctGCATCTGACATGTTCTGACTGACATGTTTATTTGCATTTATTtatctaacctttattttatcagggagtcatactgagaccaaggtctcttttacagatgagcctgAATTACATAaactacagaaaatacacacaatagaataaaataaatacaagcagAAAGAACAAcatggtcataaaaaacaaacccattcatcagtaataaggtcctcaatcagccttcTGAATTGCCCcagaggcaccaaaacatcacagttaagaacattttgaagattgttccaaaTAAGTTGCAAGaaaggtaaatcagcttttagttacTTCtcagagttaaccatccctgagaCGGGGTGTGGTAACTCCTAAGTCTAAAGTTTAGTCAAGATGTTAagtacagtgggactttttgtaaaCGGGCTATATATATGAAAACACAGCAACGTGACATCAGAGGgacaaccaactttctggtagagaatgaaGTGATGAGTAGTAAAATTGTCGCCCGTAATAAAGCATAGTGCGCTATGATAAATTGTATCTaatggctttaatgaagtggcagctgcgttcATAGATGATGTTGCCATAGTCTAAGACCGATAGGAACGTCAACTGAAAATCTGCTTTTACTATTTAGCGAGAAGCAGACCTATTTCTATAGAGAAGCCCattatatttctatagaagaGCCAtaatttctatagaagaagcccattatatttctatagaagaagcccattatatttctatagaagaagcccattatatttctatagaagaagcccattatatttctatagaagaagcccattaTATTCTCTATAGAAAGAAAGCCCATTATATTTCTATAGAGGAAGCCCATATATTTCTATAGAGGAAGCCCATTATATTTCTTATAGAGGAAAGCCCATTATATTTCTATAGAGAAGCCCATTATATTCTATAGAGAAGCCCATTAGTAGTTTCTATAGACATCATTTATAACTAGagatgcagcagagatagtgctatgacctggtctaaaacccgactgatgcacatttagaatacatttcaaagatgtaGTTCTTAGCTGAGAATGAATCAAGGATTCTgatattttagctaggcaagaaagtTTTTAGAAATAGGCTgataattatttaggtcacaagggtcaacacctttgtgaagggggagtacatgggccgtcttccaaaccttggggatagtaccagatataatcGTCAGGTTAAACAAATGGGTTAATGATTCAGCTATcgggggcagagagctgcagcaaaaatggatcaagcatatcagcccaatcttaagcaaggcatctagcacatcacagatagtacattttaaaaattaaaacaaagattcactaggggtgcgttcataaattcactctggatTGCCAGAGAGagctcagagtgcgctctgggcgttcataaattcagagcgctgtccgtttgtaaattcagagcgtttcgctctcggagcattcagagagcacactggacgctctggctgaggagtagggttgatccgagtgttctgacctcacaacggcagtcaagcacccaagctcactggctaaagttagctagctacttccaggcaTAAATGAGAGAACACACTTCACCATTTttctcaccctagcagagctggttaggctgttttcatgttattccGAGttttggtgactaactgtgctgctggcaaattTTAAATACAACTTTTTGCTgaggtttactgacaccagccatattcaacgggtgttgagcgttcaaaaattaatcagttattctgctctctggcacactcagacgagagtggtCTGAAATCGTAGTAGATCCAACTCagggtcaggaatacaggagctggtggctaaatcagagtagaacatgtcccagaaacaaagaacaatcccagaaacaaataactgtGTATTCTGGTTTATGGGCACATATACAACCAGGAGCAAAAATTTATTGGGAATATAAATATTTAAagattgggacaccagatttgaCATATATGgccactcctccccctttctgTAATATGTCACAtctaaatacattataataattTACTTCAATGTCTTTATCAGATACAGAACCATTTAACCATGTTTCCGAGAGAACCAGAATGTCAGGACACGAGTCCTGCACCCAAATGTCAATtgtgtcattttttaaatcatactTTGCACATTTAGGTGCATTAGCCCAAGACCCCTACGGGATTTAAAGTCAGAGGGCGTATTCAGCTCAGTCCCATAAGAGCTAACAGGCACAGGGTCATCTGCAGCTATTTGTTGAGTGAGCTGAGACTTTGCCAATGTCTCTGGCCAACCCACGTGAGAGCAGAGTAGACAGCATTTGACAGACCTCCCTCAAGTCGCTGGATGCAGTGGATAGGGGCGGGAACTGGGAGAGCAGTGTTGGCAGAGCAGTCCAACCTGAGGAAGCTCCCGCCAAAGGAGGCGACTGCCAATGCTCCATTCTGGGTGTGCACAGGAGGCCATGGTGTGGCTCCTGTTGCAGGGCTGGAGCTGCTATGGGGGGGCAGGAGTATCCCAGGCCCGTCCTGGGGATGGGAGTAGAGAGTGTAACCAAAACTAGCCTGGGAGGGAGGTTGTAAGGGGAATTGAAGAGGGTGGTGTGGAGGGCAGTGTGGCCGGCGATGCTCCAAACTCTGCATGGGGCCACTTTTACTGGGTACGGCTTGGGCATAGCTCAGTGTATCTGCATGCAGTTCATCGGAGAGaagtggtggggggagggggggggaggggggggtggggggggggggctggggaggaggggggggggggggggggcaagtgtCTGGCTGTTCTCCAATCTCTGTGAGGCGCCTCCAGATGCAGGCCTAAAGGAGCGTCTGATTTGTCTCATGGAGTTGGTGGCTGTTCTGTTGCTCATGTGAGGTGGACTGGCCACCCAGAGCAACATCCTTTAACATCCTGGCGAAGGTGGGGACTGCCTCTTTGTACAGTTGTACATTGTCTTAAAGACAGTCCAGGCTGATGGTGGGTCAGGTGTGCGTTGGACCATAGCACACAGTCCCGAGAGAGGCTGGCATTTACCCTCTGGATGGTGGCAGGGTGGAAATCTCTCCTCTGGAGCAGGGTAGATATTACTATGTTCGCGAAGGGGAAGATGGTGGAGGCCCTTTCTATCACTCCCCTTAGTGATGTGGTCACCCGCTCCTGTTGGACAAACAGGTCATTGGTCCCCGTGTGAATGAGGATATGGCTGGGGGAGACCAGCTGGGCCACAGTCAATATCTCcaaatctctctctgttgtgggGCACCATAACTTTGACACGTCTTTATTTGGGAAAAGTTCATTCTCTCATATAAACTTTCCATTTGAATCCATCATTAATATAATGTCTGGTTTTTCGTCAGGTCTATGGAGGATGGCAGGAGTGATTGGAGAATTACAGGCTGTGAGTTGGGGATGGAGTGGTCAGTTGGGTCAGTGCATTGGTTGGGTTGGTTGGTGGGTTCTGATTCAgctgttgtccttgtttttgtcgGACTCTTTGTAGAGTGGAGTGGTTGTGGCTGAAAAATTCCTGCCTTAGCTCATGTAGCTCCTTCTGCAGGTCGTGCATGTGGCTGGTGTTGACTGTGCTGAGCAGTTCCTCTCTAAGTCTACACACTGGTTTTCCTCCTCAACATTATTCATTGCACACTGCAGCTCCCAACCTCATCCCTATGCTGAAGCACCAGGCTGATCTCCTCCTCTAGAAGATGCTGTGGTACTGCTGGTGTCACGCGTGAGAGATTCATGCTCAGGGCTGTGTCTGCTGCAGGCGAGGGAGGAAGAGCGACACTGGGGACTACATACCAGGGCACAgagggagtggaggctgttgtaggtaGTGAGAGTGGAGAGGTTTTAAGTTCAGCAACAAGAGGTTTTATTTGGTCAAAGTAGTGGACAAATTGATCCAAACTGGCCTCCGAACCTTGAACCGTCTCAGTACCGTTATAATAAATATGAATGTTACTTTTGGGTGTGGAATCAATGTACAGTTGCCTCATTGTTCTCTTTTCTGACATTTTAAGTTCATTGTTGTTCTTGTGGCGAGCTGTGTGACAAGCATTAGGATCATCTGTAGAACATCAGTGTGACATCAGTGAAATTAATTGTCAACGCTTGACAGTGTTATCTAATGTCCTTTTTAGCACAAGAAGCTGTGAAAATGAGTTATGACCGCGGTTCTACACGTCATGACCTCTTGCATGTTTTGTTACTTCCAGACGGAGAATTCCCCCGTGGCACTGTGGTTGGAATTGAC
This window harbors:
- the LOC111980156 gene encoding oxidized purine nucleoside triphosphate hydrolase-like isoform X1 translates to MYRGTMFTNKLLTLVLVVQPGRVLLGMKKRGFGAGKWNGFGGKVQPGETIEEATRRELQEESGLTVDALDKIGNIKFEFIRETELLDAHVFRADNYNGEPTESDDIHSQSHAFYLGPEMRPQWFDSDKIPFGQMWVDDILWFPLMLQKKKFLGYFKFQGHDLIIDHKLEEVENL
- the LOC111980156 gene encoding oxidized purine nucleoside triphosphate hydrolase-like isoform X2, producing the protein MFTNKLLTLVLVVQPGRVLLGMKKRGFGAGKWNGFGGKVQPGETIEEATRRELQEESGLTVDALDKIGNIKFEFIRETELLDAHVFRADNYNGEPTESDDIHSQSHAFYLGPEMRPQWFDSDKIPFGQMWVDDILWFPLMLQKKKFLGYFKFQGHDLIIDHKLEEVENL